A genomic window from Tolypothrix sp. PCC 7910 includes:
- a CDS encoding YbjN domain-containing protein, with protein MGYQGQNGQWLCYARANESPQQFAFYSICPTIAPEAQRLAIAEFITHANNGIVIGNFELNFSSGEIMYKTSIDVEGDRISSTLIKRLVYANVVTIDQYLPGIMAVIEKKLSPSDAIALVENNSDEESEKGD; from the coding sequence ATGGGCTACCAAGGGCAAAACGGGCAATGGCTTTGTTACGCTAGAGCTAATGAATCGCCGCAACAATTCGCTTTCTATTCTATTTGTCCTACTATCGCCCCAGAAGCGCAAAGATTAGCGATCGCAGAATTTATTACCCACGCCAACAACGGTATCGTCATTGGTAACTTTGAACTCAACTTTAGTAGCGGTGAAATTATGTACAAAACTAGCATTGATGTTGAAGGCGATCGCATCTCCTCAACTTTGATCAAACGCCTGGTATATGCCAACGTCGTCACCATAGACCAATATTTACCAGGTATTATGGCTGTGATTGAAAAAAAACTCTCGCCAAGTGATGCGATCGCGCTTGTGGAAAATAATTCTGATGAAGAAAGCGAAAAAGGTGATTAA
- a CDS encoding DUF4157 domain-containing protein — MKTSETQKSTHHQQIAESEKPFFGATSERAFFGAERAQSTHFFQPKASSPPAVQLNASSETQELQKEELEEPETSTVQRIPAFESENNQVQAHREHPLLQLQRQLGNRAVTQIIQARLTVGKANDVYEQEANRVADTVMRMPDSPVQSLPEERKEETAQMKPLVAITPLVQRQPQENPDENAQMLQRQATEEQQDEQVQAQESAGATPEVSPNLEGDIQAMRGNGQPLDDSTRGFFEPRFGYNLGDVRIHKDANANKAARELNAEAFTIKKDIFFNAGRYDPQSSQGKWLLAHELTHTVQQQPPPAASPATVQPHQTVALENTFNAKSGASLATEPSYAQRQPLAISTVPPQVQRLGLDTILNWVADKAANIPGFTLLTVLMGRNPINNRPVERSAVNLVRGLMGLVPGGDLIFKTLQETGVLDRAFAWLNAQVQQLNITWDGIKALFSRAWDEVSVWDGFEGAFAKIRGIFGPTVQRIMNFAASVVSKVIEFIKEAIIKPVGQFVKGKVPGYKLLTVILGKDPVTGDPVERNATNFIGGFLELVPGGKETFKNLQESGAIDRATTWLEQEIKRLNLTWEGIKALFSQILNALSINDITSPLKAFEKIQNIFGPPIKRIGEFAIAVGKKVLEFVFEGVLRLAGPFAGAIIGAVKQAGNVFSQIIQNPIGFAGNLIKAVKQGFQQFSSNITTHLKMGLMGWLFGALASTGITLPQKFDMESIVSLVLQVLGATYTRLRGVLLGLIGEKAVARIEKVFDFLVTIATKGLAAAWEKLVEFIGSLKDMVIGAIQDWVKSRIVTAAITKLISMFNPAGAVIQAIISVYNTVAFFMERAQQIAMLVTAVTQSIGSIAAGAIGTAANFVEQSMAKAIPVILGFLARFIGLGNVAEPIQKTIKSIQDKVWSAITKLANFIVDKVKSLFGIGKDKDGKSDTRNEQQKQANLDQAIQEADRLEDEDVATPESISQKLPAIQDKYKLASLKLVQDSGDYYHIEGQINPAGKGKNWKRPADLPSLSQVTIDWQHIYDGHWEGAPVQQRGNNTIYTGLNKQQIQRVVKGAYQNIMKKLKTQGDRIKVRGEFDGWTIEFWVNKVTKQVETAYPIF, encoded by the coding sequence ATGAAAACCAGCGAAACCCAAAAAAGCACTCACCATCAACAAATAGCCGAATCAGAGAAGCCTTTTTTTGGGGCGACATCGGAACGGGCATTCTTTGGGGCAGAAAGGGCGCAATCTACACATTTTTTTCAACCAAAGGCATCCTCGCCGCCAGCGGTGCAACTCAATGCCAGCAGTGAAACCCAAGAACTGCAAAAAGAAGAATTGGAGGAGCCAGAAACATCGACAGTGCAGCGCATACCTGCGTTTGAAAGTGAAAACAATCAGGTGCAAGCCCATAGGGAACATCCGCTTTTGCAATTGCAGCGACAACTAGGCAACCGCGCCGTCACCCAAATCATTCAAGCAAGACTGACGGTTGGTAAAGCCAATGATGTTTACGAACAAGAAGCGAATCGCGTCGCAGATACCGTGATGCGAATGCCCGATTCACCTGTGCAAAGCTTACCGGAAGAAAGGAAAGAAGAAACTGCTCAAATGAAGCCTCTAGTTGCTATTACACCATTGGTGCAGCGACAACCACAGGAGAATCCAGACGAAAACGCTCAGATGTTGCAACGGCAAGCAACAGAAGAACAACAGGATGAACAGGTACAAGCCCAAGAAAGCGCAGGTGCAACCCCAGAAGTTAGCCCTAACTTAGAGGGAGATATTCAAGCCATGCGTGGCAATGGGCAACCCCTAGACGACTCTACTAGGGGATTCTTTGAGCCACGTTTTGGCTATAACTTGGGAGATGTACGCATTCACAAAGATGCCAATGCTAACAAAGCTGCTAGGGAATTGAATGCTGAGGCTTTCACTATTAAAAAAGATATCTTCTTTAATGCCGGACGCTATGACCCCCAAAGTAGTCAGGGTAAATGGCTGTTAGCCCATGAATTAACTCATACAGTTCAGCAACAACCTCCGCCTGCCGCATCTCCCGCGACAGTACAGCCACACCAAACTGTGGCGCTGGAAAATACATTCAATGCTAAATCGGGAGCGTCTTTAGCTACTGAGCCAAGTTACGCCCAGCGCCAACCATTAGCCATTAGTACTGTGCCTCCCCAGGTGCAGAGGTTGGGACTGGATACGATTCTCAATTGGGTGGCAGATAAAGCCGCCAATATTCCCGGCTTCACATTGTTAACGGTGCTAATGGGACGTAACCCCATTAATAACAGACCCGTTGAACGCAGTGCTGTTAATCTCGTGCGTGGTTTGATGGGTCTAGTTCCCGGTGGAGATTTGATATTTAAAACCCTGCAAGAAACAGGTGTTCTGGATCGCGCTTTTGCTTGGTTGAATGCCCAAGTGCAACAACTTAATATTACCTGGGATGGCATCAAAGCTCTGTTTAGCCGCGCTTGGGATGAAGTCAGTGTTTGGGATGGATTTGAGGGAGCTTTTGCCAAAATTCGCGGTATCTTTGGCCCAACTGTGCAGCGGATTATGAACTTTGCCGCGTCTGTGGTTAGCAAAGTCATAGAATTCATTAAAGAAGCAATTATTAAACCTGTCGGTCAATTCGTCAAAGGAAAAGTTCCAGGTTATAAACTGTTGACAGTGATTCTGGGTAAAGATCCGGTTACAGGCGATCCGGTAGAGCGCAATGCAACCAACTTTATTGGTGGTTTTCTAGAACTAGTTCCCGGTGGCAAAGAAACCTTTAAGAACTTACAAGAATCCGGCGCAATTGATCGCGCTACTACTTGGTTAGAGCAAGAGATTAAACGCCTCAACCTTACCTGGGAAGGAATTAAAGCACTCTTTAGCCAAATCTTGAATGCGCTTTCCATCAACGATATTACTAGTCCGTTGAAGGCTTTTGAGAAGATTCAGAATATCTTCGGGCCGCCAATTAAACGCATTGGAGAATTTGCGATCGCAGTTGGCAAGAAAGTACTAGAATTCGTGTTTGAAGGCGTACTCAGACTTGCAGGCCCCTTTGCTGGTGCGATTATAGGTGCAGTCAAGCAAGCGGGTAATGTCTTTTCTCAAATTATTCAGAATCCCATTGGCTTTGCAGGAAACCTGATTAAAGCAGTTAAGCAAGGATTCCAGCAGTTTTCTAGCAATATTACAACACACTTAAAAATGGGGTTAATGGGCTGGCTATTTGGAGCGCTAGCCAGTACTGGAATTACTTTACCCCAAAAATTTGACATGGAAAGCATTGTCTCTCTAGTACTGCAAGTATTGGGTGCAACTTATACCCGTTTGCGTGGCGTACTGCTAGGTTTGATAGGTGAAAAAGCAGTAGCCAGAATTGAGAAAGTCTTTGATTTCTTAGTAACAATTGCCACCAAAGGATTAGCAGCAGCTTGGGAGAAATTAGTGGAATTTATAGGTTCCCTCAAAGACATGGTAATTGGTGCAATTCAAGACTGGGTGAAGAGCAGAATTGTCACAGCTGCCATTACCAAGTTGATTAGTATGTTCAATCCGGCGGGAGCCGTAATTCAGGCAATTATTTCTGTATACAACACCGTCGCCTTCTTCATGGAACGGGCGCAGCAAATTGCCATGCTAGTGACAGCCGTGACTCAATCCATTGGTAGCATCGCCGCTGGTGCGATCGGTACTGCTGCCAACTTTGTAGAACAATCAATGGCAAAGGCAATTCCAGTAATTCTCGGCTTCTTAGCGCGCTTTATTGGTTTAGGTAACGTTGCAGAACCAATTCAAAAGACAATTAAGAGCATCCAGGATAAAGTTTGGAGCGCAATTACCAAACTGGCGAATTTTATTGTAGATAAAGTCAAGAGTCTATTTGGAATTGGTAAAGATAAAGATGGTAAATCTGATACTCGTAATGAGCAGCAAAAGCAAGCTAACCTCGATCAAGCTATTCAAGAGGCTGATAGACTAGAAGATGAAGATGTAGCGACACCTGAAAGTATTAGCCAAAAACTTCCTGCAATTCAAGATAAATATAAGTTAGCATCTCTAAAATTAGTTCAGGATTCAGGTGATTATTATCATATTGAAGGTCAGATAAACCCTGCCGGAAAAGGCAAAAATTGGAAACGTCCGGCAGATTTACCATCTTTGAGCCAAGTCACAATCGATTGGCAGCACATTTATGATGGTCATTGGGAAGGGGCTCCTGTGCAGCAGCGTGGTAATAATACAATCTACACAGGACTCAATAAACAACAAATACAAAGAGTTGTTAAAGGTGCGTATCAAAACATTATGAAGAAATTGAAAACTCAAGGTGATCGTATTAAAGTTCGTGGAGAATTTGACGGATGGACTATTGAATTCTGGGTAAATAAAGTCACTAAACAAGTCGAGACTGCATATCCAATCTTTTAA
- a CDS encoding DUF4157 domain-containing protein yields the protein MTPRKTKKSTNHQVEVRSQKPFFTAAADRVFFATDKSQATTFFTTENRQSQPATPIVQRMPAFESEVNPNNAALLQRQADMGSELQDKEPVQQQAQDEEKPMQAKGDGTQSAAVTPSEVQQPNNTRLPNHLKTGIENLSGISMEDVKVHYNSAKPAQVQALAYTQGTDIHVAPGQEKHLPHEAWHVVQQKQGRVKPTLQAKGVAINDDAGLEREADVMGNKAVQRKPNLTAKVSQLAQFNQQEQGLIKSWSKPVQTAVSKSVIQKRTHIEYDTPQNFGYHDPAAGPAGVGHFPAINAQAQVGRSVHAELDLNDPIQGSGVGGLIPAALMASLGANYPGINWVQGHLLNANLGGLGITSNLAPITHDANMEQLWVVEQRVKRLLYNQPGGNYQLANAGYVEYDIVAQPVGPALNSWQPDVNYQCSWRNQLPQAMPPVPGVAPLWTPWQNYTIRSMSNQTTVAVPPAWNPFGAGIGVPLGGGGLVNVAFWNIAHLPPGFIPAIGGMGAWAPPVNAQQVITQPGAAANTLKIVGWQF from the coding sequence ATGACACCCCGCAAAACTAAAAAAAGTACAAATCATCAAGTAGAAGTGCGATCGCAAAAACCTTTTTTCACAGCAGCGGCGGATCGGGTATTCTTTGCCACAGACAAGTCCCAAGCTACAACATTCTTCACCACAGAAAACCGCCAGTCACAACCAGCAACGCCAATAGTGCAGAGGATGCCAGCGTTTGAGAGTGAAGTAAATCCCAACAATGCAGCCCTTTTGCAACGCCAAGCTGATATGGGAAGCGAACTGCAAGACAAAGAACCCGTGCAACAACAGGCACAGGATGAAGAGAAGCCGATGCAGGCAAAAGGGGATGGTACCCAGTCTGCAGCAGTTACCCCTTCCGAAGTGCAGCAACCAAACAACACCAGACTACCCAATCACCTCAAAACCGGGATTGAAAACCTATCCGGTATCTCAATGGAAGATGTCAAAGTCCACTACAATTCAGCTAAACCAGCCCAAGTACAAGCATTAGCATATACCCAGGGAACAGATATCCATGTCGCACCAGGGCAGGAAAAGCACTTACCCCATGAAGCGTGGCACGTGGTACAGCAAAAGCAGGGAAGGGTGAAACCTACATTGCAGGCTAAAGGTGTGGCAATTAATGATGATGCAGGCTTGGAACGCGAAGCTGATGTGATGGGGAATAAAGCAGTCCAGAGGAAACCAAACCTCACGGCGAAGGTAAGTCAATTAGCTCAATTTAACCAACAAGAACAAGGGTTAATAAAGTCGTGGAGCAAACCAGTACAAACAGCAGTGAGTAAGAGCGTAATTCAAAAAAGGACACATATCGAATACGACACTCCACAAAATTTCGGCTATCACGATCCTGCTGCCGGCCCTGCTGGTGTTGGGCATTTCCCTGCAATTAATGCTCAGGCACAGGTCGGTCGGAGCGTACACGCTGAACTAGATCTAAACGATCCAATTCAGGGTTCAGGAGTAGGGGGATTGATTCCAGCAGCTTTAATGGCAAGTCTGGGTGCAAATTACCCAGGTATTAACTGGGTACAAGGGCATTTGCTTAACGCCAACTTAGGCGGTTTAGGAATTACCAGCAACTTAGCCCCAATAACACACGACGCGAATATGGAACAGTTGTGGGTTGTTGAACAGCGTGTAAAACGTTTACTTTATAATCAACCAGGCGGGAATTACCAGCTAGCAAACGCAGGATATGTTGAGTACGACATAGTTGCTCAACCTGTAGGGCCTGCCCTTAACTCTTGGCAACCAGATGTCAATTATCAATGCTCATGGCGGAATCAACTTCCTCAAGCCATGCCTCCAGTACCAGGTGTTGCACCGCTATGGACACCGTGGCAAAATTACACCATTCGTTCCATGTCGAATCAAACTACTGTAGCAGTTCCCCCAGCATGGAATCCATTTGGCGCTGGTATAGGTGTACCATTAGGCGGAGGAGGTTTGGTAAATGTAGCATTTTGGAATATTGCACATTTGCCACCTGGCTTTATACCTGCAATAGGAGGCATGGGAGCATGGGCCCCACCCGTCAACGCACAACAAGTTATAACCCAACCTGGAGCCGCAGCAAATACACTCAAAATTGTGGGATGGCAATTCTAG